A stretch of DNA from Chthonomonadales bacterium:
GGCCGCTCTGCACGGCGATCGCCGGGAGATTCCGCGGTCTGGGCATCCTCTACAGTCCGTTCATCGGCGTGCATGCCGAGCTGAAGTGGTCGGAGTGGTGGAGCTACGACCCGTCGAGCATGGCGCTCTGGCGCAGGAGCATCGTCGGGCCCCGACCGCAGTGGCTGCGGCGGATCGTGGGCGACTCGCCACTGCCGGAGACACCGCCGTCGCCGCCGCCGGACACGCATGGCCGGCCTGATACATCGGCGCAAAGCATCGCCCTCATCGCGTTCCGCGAGCAGAGCTGGCGCGAGGCGGTGCGCCGCTTCGCTCGCGCGATCCATGACGGCGACGCGGGGGCGTGCGTCAGCGCGCCGCTCGGCGAGAGCTACCGCAGGCAGAGCGCGCAGATGTCCAATCTCGACTATTGGGGCCTGACGCGCGGCGCGGGGCAGGTGGTGCACAGCTACGACTTCTTCTGGCACGCCGGGCAGGACCCGTGGTACGCCGGCGCATCGGTCGCGGCCTTCCGGGGAATCACGGGCCTGCCAGTCAGCTTTGAGTTCGACGGACCGAACTTGCTTGACCCGCTCGGCTACACGGAGAGCGACCTGCTCGCGATCGGCGACGCGGCCCTCGCCGCGGGCGCGGGCATCAAGATCGCCAACTACAGCTACTCGGAGCGCTTGCCGTCGTCGTGGCCGTTCCTCGTGGAGATGGGCAAGCGCGTTGCGGCGGCGAACGCCCGCCCCGTGGACGACGCGCCGAAGGGCCGCACGGTGCTACTCTTCGTCTCGAAGTGGGCGAACTATAGCTACCGTGAGCCGGCTGAATGGCTGCACGACGCGCAGTTCGGGGCGTGGAAGATGCTGCGGGAGCGCGGATTCCCGGTGCGGACCATCTGTGAGGACAACCTGACCGAGGATCTGCGCGGCTATCGCGGCCTCTACGCGGCGTTCTCTCCGCCGGACCTGATGCCCGAGGAGGACCGGCAGCGACTGAAGGCACTGGGATCGGAGTTGCCCTCGATCGTAGAGGTTTCGGGCGCTCCGCCGCTGGCCCAGGATGGGCCGCTGCCCGATGCGCGCGGACCCGACGGCGCCTTCCCGGTGACGGCGCCCGGCCTGCCGGTGGCGCCGTGCCCCCCGCAGCCGTCCGACTGGGACGTTGAGGCCCGGTGGAACGGTCAGCCGCTCCTCTGGTCCAGGGGCCCGCACGTCCTCGCCGGCTTTCCGCTTGCCTACGTGTGGCTGCGCGGCGCAGACCGGCCGGCGATAGATCGACTGCTCGACCGGGTGCTGAAGGTCCTGGGTCCGTGACGCGCGCGTTCGCCTCCTCCGCCCCGCGTCGGCGAAGGAGGCGAACGCGGCGGAGGTGTGGCCGATGGTGCGAAGAGGGATCGTGCTCGTTCTGGTGGTGGTGGTCGCCCTGGCGGTCGCCTACGCGACGCGCGCGGGCCAGGGGAGCCCCCGCCGGGCGCTCCCGGCCGGCGAGCCGGCGGCCGACGCTGGCTCGCTCGTCAGCGCGGAGGACCTCCAGGACCTGGGGCCCGCGCCGGACATCGCCATCAAGACACCCTCCGGCGTCCGGCGCCTCTCCAGCCTGCGCGGCAAGGTGGTGCTCGTGGACTTCTGGGGGACCTGGTGCGGGCCCTGCATCGAGTCGATCCCGATCGTGCAGCGCACGTACGAGAGGTTCAGCCAACAGGGCCTCGAGGTTCTGGGCGTCGCCCTCGAGCACGACGACGGCCGCCAGGTGCCGCGCTTCGTGAAGGCCATGCATATGACCTACCCGGCCGGCGTGCCCGTCTCGCCGGCGCCCGTCAAGCTCTACGTTCAGCGCAACGGCATCCCCTTCATGGCGCTGATCGACCGCGGCGGGACCATCCGCTGGACGGAGGGCGGCTACAACCCGACGATCGCCGAGCGCCTGCCGGCCCTCGTGGGGATGCTCGTGCGCGAGCCGGCGCCGCCGAGCTCGGCGAGCTTAGTCGAGCCGCGCTCGGGATGAGCACCCTCCCGCGCGCCGGCCGTCGCTCGGCTCACCGCCATGGACCCCGCGCGCCGCGCCGATAGCCCGCGGGCCTCCGCGCGCTCCGCCACGGCCGCGGGCGTCGCCGCCTATGGCGTGGCCCTCGCGTCCACCGCGGCCGCCTTCGCCGTCTCGCTCCTGCTGCGCCGCTTCCTGGGCGACACGCCCTCGCTTCTCTTCGTCGTCGCTGTCCTGCTCAGCGCCTGGCACGGGGGCCTGCTGCCAGCGCTGGCGGCCACCGCCCTCTCGGCGCTGGCCATCAACGTCAGTTTCGCCGCGCCGCACGACGCCATCGACCTGAGCGCCGAGGGCCTGGTGCGCCTCGCCGCGTTCGTGGTGGTGGCCGTGGCGGTCAGCTCGCTGACGGCGGCGCGCCGGCGCGCCGCCGACGCGCTCGCGAGCATGAACGAACGGCTGGAGACGCGCGTCGCCGAGCGCACGGAGGAGATCGAGCGTGCCCGCCAGGCGCTGGAGCGCCACGCCGCGCGGCAGGCCGCCGTCGCGCGGCTCGGGCAGAGCGGGCTTGCCGGGGAGGAGCCGGGCGAACTGGCGCGCGCGGCCGCGGAGGAGGCGACCACTGGCCTGCGCGCCGACGGGGCCGAGGCGCTCTTCGTCGATCCGCGCACGGGCCGAGTGGTCCTCGGCGCGCAGGCGGGGCGCCCCCGTCGACCCGACGGGCTCGACACCCCGGAGGCTGCGGAGGCGCTCGCCGCCCTCGGCGAGGGCGCGGCCGCGCGAGCACCCGGGGACGCAGCGCTGCCGGGATGGCTCGACGAGGCCGGCATGGGCACGGGCCTGTGGGTGCCGCTGCGCGGCGCGCGCGTACACGGCTGCCTGGGCGTCTACCGCGCGGACGCCGCGCCCCTGGACGACGCCGAGACCGCGTTTCTGGAGGCCCTCGCCAACGTGGTGGCCACCGCCGCCGACCGCCTGGCCGCCGACGCGGCGATCCGGGGCCAGGCCATCGCCCTCGTGGAGACGACGACCGCGCTCGCCGCCGAACCCGACCTGGAGGGCTACCTGGGCACGGCGCTGGACGCCTGCGCTGCGCAACTGGAGCCCTGTTCCGCCACGCTCTGGCTGGCGGAGGGCGGCGCGCTCGCGGAGGCCCCGGCCGCGGCCCGCGTCGCCGCGGCCGGCGACCGCCAGGCACCCCACGGAGCTGGCGACCGCGGAGCGGAGGTGGCCCGGCAACGCGCGCTGCTCCTGGCCGCGTGGGGCCGTGCACGGGAGGCGGACCGCCCCTTCGCCCTCACCGCTGACGATGTGGGCGAGGGCGGCCTGGTGGTGCCGATGCGCATCGGTGAGAACCTGCTCGGGGCCATCTGTGTGGCGCCGGCGCCCGGCCGCACGTACCGGCGCGAGGAGACGGACCTGGCGCAGGCGCTCGCGCAGCAGGCGACGCTGGCCGTGCACATGGCGCGACTGAACCGTCGCGGGCGCGAGGCCGCCGTGCTGGAGGAGCGCAACCGCATGGCCCGCGAGATCCACGACACGCTCGCACAGGGCCTCACCGGGATCCTGCTCCAGCTCGAAGCCGCCGAGGAGGCCGTGGCGGACGACCCTCGGGAGACCGGGCGCAGGATCGGGCGCGCGCGGGAGCTCGCCCGCGAGAGCCTCGCCGGCGCGCGGCGCTCGGTGTGGGCGCTGCGGCCCCGGGCGCTGGAGCGATCCGGGCTTGCGGAGGCGCTGGCGCGGCTGGTCGCCACGGCGAGCCACGGCGCGCGCTTGCGCGTCACCTTCGCGGAGAGCGGCTCCCGCCGGGAGCTGCCGCCGGACGTGGAGGACGACCTGCTGCGCATCGCGCAAGAGGCGTTGAGCAATGCGCTGCGCCATGCCGGGGCCACCACCGTGCGGTTGGAGCTTCGCTATGAGACGGCCGGAACGGTGCTGCGCGTGCGCGACGACGGCCGCGGTTTCGACGCCGAGCGAGCGGGCGGCGGCTCGCGCTTCGGCCTGGTGGGAATGCGCGAGCGGGCGCGCCGAATCGGCGCAGACTTCCAGCTCCGCACGGCGCCGGGCAACGGCGCCGAGATCGCGGTGCGCGTCCCGCTCGCGCGCGAGCGGGAGGGCTAGAGCGATGGAGAAGGACGACGCGATCCGCGTGCTCGTGGTGGACGACCACCCGGTGGTGCGGGAGGGGCTGGCCGCGCTGGTCATGCGGCGGCCGGACCTGACGGTGGTGGGCGAGGCGGCCGACGGCGCCGAGGCCCTCGAGATGTACGGCCGCCTCGCCCCGGACGTGACCCTCATGGACCTGCGAATGCCGCGCATGGACGGCGTGGAGGCCACCATGGCGATCCGTAGCGAGCATCCGGACGCGCGGATCCTGGTTCTCACCACCTACGACGGCGACGCGGACGTCTTCCGCGCGCTCCAGGCCGGCGCCATGGGCTACCTGCTCAAGGACGCCGGGCGCGACGAGCTCGTCTCGGCCATCCGCGCCCTGAGCGAGGGCCGCCGCGTCGTGCCGCCCGAGGTCGCCGCCCGCCTGGCCGAGCACGTGAGCCGGCCGCGGCTCACGGAGCGTGAGCTGACGGTGCTGCGGCTGGTTGCCGAGGGCAAGAGCAACCGGGCCATCGCCCAGGAGCTGTTCGTGGCCGAAGGCACCGTCAAGAGCCACGTCAACAGCATCCTTCTGAAGCTCTCGGTCAGCGACCGCACCCAGGCCGCCACCGAGGCTATCCGCCGCGGCATCATCCACGCGGACTGACCCCCGCGCCCTCCGCCGCCGGGACGAGGCCCGCCTCTGTCGAAAGGTGGAGACGTGCCCCCCCGAATCCGCCGACGCCAGAACCCGCCCGTCGGGCGATGGCGCGGCCTCCCCTCGTGGCGCACAATGGGTTATCGCAAACGCACCGATTGCGCCTCGGCGCCAGACCGGCCTCTCCGGTCGGCGCCGAGGCCGGCCCGGGCGCCGCGAGCGTGGCGCACAGGCCACGAGCGAAGGAGCGAACCTGCGTGCAACCGACCCTGACCGAGAAGCCCGTGTTCGCCGTGCTGGGCGCTGGCAACGGCGGCATGGCGATGGCCGGACACCTCGCCCTGATGGGCTTCGAGGTCCGGCTGTTCAACCGCAGCCCGGAGCGCCTGATCCCGGTACGCCAGCGCGGCGGCGTGCAGATCGTCGCGGCGGAGGGCTGCTCGGTGCCGAGCGGCGAGGCGGACATCCCCCTCACCACCACCGACATCCGCGAAGCGCTGGACGGGGCCGACATCGTGATGGTCGTCGTCCCGGCGCCCGGGCACGCCTTCATGGCCGAGCAGTGCGCGCCGCACGTGCGGCCCGGCCAGTGCATCGTGCTGCATCCCGGACGCACGGGGGGCGCCCTGGAGTTTCACCACGTCCTTGGCGAGCACGGCGTGCGCGACGTGGTGGTGGCCGAGGCGCAGACGCTGCTCTACGCCTGCCGCGTGACGAACCCGGCCCAGGTGCGCGTCTTCGGCTTCAAGAACAGCGTCCCGCTGGCCGCCATTCCCGCCCACCGCACGCCGGAGGTGGTGCGGGCGCTCCAGCCAGCCTACCGCGAGTTCGTGCCGGGCGACAACGTGATGAAGACGAGCCTGGACAACATCGGCGCCATCTTCCACCCGGCCGTCAGCGTCCTCAACAGCGCGCGAATCGAGAGCACCCGCGGCGACTTCGAGTACTACATCGACGGCATCACGCGCTCGACCTCGCTAATCCTGGAGGCGCTGGACGCCGAGCGCGTGGCGGTCGGCGCGGCCATGGGCTTCCACTGCATGACGGCGCGCGAGTGGCTGTACGTGGCCTACGGCGCCGTCGGCAAGACCCTGTTCGAGGCCATCCGGGCCAACCAGGGATACTACGGGATCCGCGCGCCCAACCACGTGGACCATCGGTACATCTGGGAGGACGTGCCGATGAGCCTGGTGCCGATCGCCTCGCTCGGAGAGATGTTCGGCGTGGCCTGTCCCACCATGCGGGGCATCATCCACATGGCCAGCCTGCTGCACGAGCGCGACTACTGGCGCGAGGGCCGCACCGTCGACCGAATGGGCCTTGCCGGCATGTCTCTCTCGCGCATCCGCATGCTGGTGCTGGAGGGCGGACGTGAAGAGCCCGGCGCCTCGGGCGAGCCGGCGCAGGGCGCCGGGGCGGAGAGGAGGACCGTCGATGGCCTTACCACTGCGTCCGCATGAGGTCTTCGGCCTGGTGAAGCCCGCCGTCGACGCCCACACGCTGGGCGTACGCGCCGCTCAACAGCTTCTCGAGGAGTGCGGCTACCGCGCCGTCGTGGGCGGCGAGCGCGTGGCCGAGGCGGCCGACGAGCCGTCACTGCCCGGCAGCGCCGAGACGCTGGAGCGCTGGGTGCGCTCCGAGCGCATCACGCGTCTGGGCTTCAGCTACCGGCTGGATCCGGACGAAGGGGCCGAGAAGCTCGGGCGAGTTCTGCACGGACTGGCCGAGCGCGGGCTCCTGGCGGAGCAGGGCGGCCCGGTGGGCGCCGTCTTCTTCGCCGGACTGCCGCCGGCCTGCGAGCGGGTGGCGCGCGAGCACGCCGGGCGCGTGGAGGTGTTCGCCGGCGACGAGACGCCGGGGGAGACCCTGCGCAAGCTGGGCGTGCCGGCCGAGCGCGTGCCCGCCGACATGGCGGAGCATGTGGCCTACGACGAGGACCGGATGGCCTTCGCGCGGGGCCTTCTGGCCGCCGAGAAGCCGCACGCCGCGCGGCCTGTCGACCGCGCCGGCTACCCGGAGTTCGGCACGGGCCGCGACTCGGCCGTCGCCCGCATTGCGGACGCCGCGGAGCGCGGCCTGCCTCCGCTGATGCGCGCCCACGTGGGGCCCTATCTGCCGGACCGCGAGGCCGCCGTCGCCCTCTTCCTGGACTGGACGCGGCGCCTGGCCGAGAGCGGCTACCTGGACGTGCTCTCCATCGGGAGCTCGCAGCTCACCCAGTCGAGCTTCGGCGAGGAATGGGGCGAGCGCCCGAACGGCGGCGGCGTGCCCATCAACTCGGAGGCCGAGTACGCCGCCGTGCGCGAGGCCGCGCGGCCGATGCTGACGCGGACCTACGCCGGCACTCGCGACGTGCCCGGCCTGGCCCGGGTGCACGAGCGCGCGCTCAACATCGCCTGGCACGCGCTCTCGCTCTGGTGGTTCTCGCGCATCGACGGCCGCGGCCCCAACGACGTGCGCCGCAACCTGACGGAGCACCTGGAGACGCTGCGCTTCATTGCGCGGACCGGCAAGCCGTTCGAGCCGAACATCCCGCACCACTTCGCCTTTCGCGGGGCCGATGATGTGACGTATGTGGTCTCGGCCGTGCTGGCCGCGCGCGCTGCGAAGGCGGCCGGCGTGCGCCACATGTTCCTGCAGAACATGCTCAACACCCCACGGCCGACCTGGGGCGTTCAGGACCTGGCCCGGTCGCGGGCCATGCTACGCCTGACGCGCGAGCTGGAGGATGGCGCCTTCCGCGTCTACCTGGAGACCCGCGCCGGCCTGGACTACCTATCGCACGACCTGGACCTGGCGCGCGCGCAGCTCGCCGCCGTGAGCGCGATGATGGACGACATCGAGCCAGACAACCCGGCCAGCCCCGCCATCGTGCACGTGGTCAGCTACTCAGAGGGTTCCCGTCTCGCGGACCCGGCCGTCGTGGACGAGAGTGTGCGTATCACCCGTGCGGCCATCGACGAGTACCGCCGCCTACGCGCGGCCGGCCAGATGCCGCACATGGGCCGTCATCCGGAGGTCATGGCGCGCACCGAGACGCTGGTCCGCGACGCTCGGGCTGTGCTGCGCGAGATCGATTCATCGATCGCCGCGCCGGCCAGCGCGGCGGGGCTCTACATGATCTTCGCCGCCGGCTTCCTGCCGGTGCCGGACCTCTGGGCCTGTCGCGGGGAGTTCCCGCACGCCGTGGCCTGGCGCACGCGCTTCTCGCGCGGCGGAGTCCGCGTGGTGGACGAGCGCGGGGAGCCGGTCGGCGCCGCCGAGCGTGCCGCCGCCGCGGGCGAGATCGCCCGCGGTGAGCGGAGCGCCCTGGGCGCGGCCGGCGGCGGGCGCAGGTAGCGAAAGGAGCAGCCTGCATGTGTGGGATCGTGGGAGCGTGCGGAACCGACGGCATGAAGGCCGTCGAGGAGATGCTCGACGCCGTGGGACACCGGGGCCCCGATGGACGCGGGACCTGCATCAACGGCCGCTACGCTCTCGGGCACACTCGCCTGGCGATCGTCGACATCGCGGGCGGGGCACAGCCGATGCACGACGACCGAACGAACGCCGACATCGCCTACAACGGCGAGATCTACAACCACCGGGGCCTGCGCAGACTCCTGCCGTGCCATGAGTTCCGCACCAACAGCGACACGGAGACGCTGCTGGCGCTCGAGGGCTCCGGACTGGAGCGGGCCGCGTGGCTACGCGGGATCGAGGGTATGTTCGCGTTCGCCATCGCCTCGCCGAAGGGCATCCTGCTGGCACGCGACCCGCTGGGCATCAAGCCGCTCTACATCGGGCGGCGGGGCAAGCGGCTGGTCTTCGCGTCGGAGATCAAGGCGATCGCGCGCGCGGCCGACACCATCGCGGCGTTCCCGCCGGGCCACGTCTACAGCAGCGGGCAGGGCGCGCAGCCCTACTTCGAGCTGGCGCCGGGGCCGCCGGAGGTTCGCTCGCCGGAGGCGGCGCGCCGGGGCGTGCTACGGCGTCTGGTCCGATCGGTGCGAGCCAGCATGACGGCGGACGTGCCGGTGGGAGCGTTTCTGAGCGGCGGGCTGGACAGCAGCCTGATCGCTTCCATCGCCACGAAGCTCCAGCGCGGCCTGCACACCTTCGCGGTCGGGGTCGAGGGATCGCGCGACCTGGAGTATGCCCGGCGCATGGCGGGGTTCCTGCACACCCGGCACCACGAGCGGACCTTCACGACCGAGGAGGCGCTGCGGGCGCTCCCCGAGGTCATCTATGCGCTCGAGTCGTTCGACTGCGCGCTCGTGCGCAGCGCCGTGCCGAGCTACTTCCTGGCAGGCCTGGCGAGCCGGTTCGTGAAGGTTGCGCTCTCCGGCGAGGGCGCCGACGAGCTCTTCGCGGGTTACGACTACCTGCGCCCCATGCCGCCGCGTGAGTTGGGCCAGGAGCTGGCGCACATCACGCGGGAACTGCACAACACGAACCTGCAGCGCTGCGACCGCATGGGAATGGCGCACGGGCTCGAGGTCCGCGTGCCGTTCCTGGACGACCCGGAGCTGCTGCGCTTCGCCTTCAGTCTCTCCACCGACGTGAAGATGCGCGGCTCGCGGCGCATCAGCAAGTGGGTACTGCGCCTGGCGGCGCGGGGCCTGGTGCCGCGCGAGATCGCGTGCCGGCCGAAGGAGAAGTTTGCGCTGGGCGCCGGCATCGCCGAGCATCTTGCGCGCCACGCCGAGTCGAGCATCGGCGACACGGCCTTCGAGGCCGAGCGCGAGGTCGGCGATGGGTTCGTGCTGCGCTCCAAGGAGGAGCTGCTCTACTACCGCATCTTCCGGCGCCAGTTCCCGACCGAGAAGGTGCTGCCTTTGATCGGCCGCAGCCGCAGCCTGTGAGCGCAAGGGCGCCCCGGCGCCCGCCGCGAGGAGCCGCCTCGGGGCGGCTCCAGGGAGAGGGTCGGCGATGAACTCCGTTCTGAACGAGATCGAGGCGGGCGCGAACGGGCTGCTCTACACCTCCGAGACCGACAGCCCGGTGGAGCCGTTTCTGTGGCCGCAAGCGCAGGTGGGCGACGGCCAGTTGACCGCCGCCCGCCTGCTGAAGCTATCCGGGCAGCCGGCCGACACGCGCGTGGAGCGGCTGGACTTCGCGCGCTTCTTCGAGCCGCTCGGGCGCATCGAGGAATGGTACGGCGCCGAGGAGCGCGCGGTCGCCCTCCGCTATGCCGTCCTTCGCGAGCTGCTCCAGGCCCGCCTCACCGACCTGGC
This window harbors:
- a CDS encoding TlpA family protein disulfide reductase, which translates into the protein MVRRGIVLVLVVVVALAVAYATRAGQGSPRRALPAGEPAADAGSLVSAEDLQDLGPAPDIAIKTPSGVRRLSSLRGKVVLVDFWGTWCGPCIESIPIVQRTYERFSQQGLEVLGVALEHDDGRQVPRFVKAMHMTYPAGVPVSPAPVKLYVQRNGIPFMALIDRGGTIRWTEGGYNPTIAERLPALVGMLVREPAPPSSASLVEPRSG
- a CDS encoding GAF domain-containing sensor histidine kinase; the protein is MDPARRADSPRASARSATAAGVAAYGVALASTAAAFAVSLLLRRFLGDTPSLLFVVAVLLSAWHGGLLPALAATALSALAINVSFAAPHDAIDLSAEGLVRLAAFVVVAVAVSSLTAARRRAADALASMNERLETRVAERTEEIERARQALERHAARQAAVARLGQSGLAGEEPGELARAAAEEATTGLRADGAEALFVDPRTGRVVLGAQAGRPRRPDGLDTPEAAEALAALGEGAAARAPGDAALPGWLDEAGMGTGLWVPLRGARVHGCLGVYRADAAPLDDAETAFLEALANVVATAADRLAADAAIRGQAIALVETTTALAAEPDLEGYLGTALDACAAQLEPCSATLWLAEGGALAEAPAAARVAAAGDRQAPHGAGDRGAEVARQRALLLAAWGRAREADRPFALTADDVGEGGLVVPMRIGENLLGAICVAPAPGRTYRREETDLAQALAQQATLAVHMARLNRRGREAAVLEERNRMAREIHDTLAQGLTGILLQLEAAEEAVADDPRETGRRIGRARELARESLAGARRSVWALRPRALERSGLAEALARLVATASHGARLRVTFAESGSRRELPPDVEDDLLRIAQEALSNALRHAGATTVRLELRYETAGTVLRVRDDGRGFDAERAGGGSRFGLVGMRERARRIGADFQLRTAPGNGAEIAVRVPLAREREG
- a CDS encoding response regulator transcription factor, with amino-acid sequence MEKDDAIRVLVVDDHPVVREGLAALVMRRPDLTVVGEAADGAEALEMYGRLAPDVTLMDLRMPRMDGVEATMAIRSEHPDARILVLTTYDGDADVFRALQAGAMGYLLKDAGRDELVSAIRALSEGRRVVPPEVAARLAEHVSRPRLTERELTVLRLVAEGKSNRAIAQELFVAEGTVKSHVNSILLKLSVSDRTQAATEAIRRGIIHAD
- a CDS encoding NAD/NADP octopine/nopaline dehydrogenase family protein; amino-acid sequence: MARPPLVAHNGLSQTHRLRLGARPASPVGAEAGPGAASVAHRPRAKERTCVQPTLTEKPVFAVLGAGNGGMAMAGHLALMGFEVRLFNRSPERLIPVRQRGGVQIVAAEGCSVPSGEADIPLTTTDIREALDGADIVMVVVPAPGHAFMAEQCAPHVRPGQCIVLHPGRTGGALEFHHVLGEHGVRDVVVAEAQTLLYACRVTNPAQVRVFGFKNSVPLAAIPAHRTPEVVRALQPAYREFVPGDNVMKTSLDNIGAIFHPAVSVLNSARIESTRGDFEYYIDGITRSTSLILEALDAERVAVGAAMGFHCMTAREWLYVAYGAVGKTLFEAIRANQGYYGIRAPNHVDHRYIWEDVPMSLVPIASLGEMFGVACPTMRGIIHMASLLHERDYWREGRTVDRMGLAGMSLSRIRMLVLEGGREEPGASGEPAQGAGAERRTVDGLTTASA
- a CDS encoding cobalamin-binding protein; protein product: MALPLRPHEVFGLVKPAVDAHTLGVRAAQQLLEECGYRAVVGGERVAEAADEPSLPGSAETLERWVRSERITRLGFSYRLDPDEGAEKLGRVLHGLAERGLLAEQGGPVGAVFFAGLPPACERVAREHAGRVEVFAGDETPGETLRKLGVPAERVPADMAEHVAYDEDRMAFARGLLAAEKPHAARPVDRAGYPEFGTGRDSAVARIADAAERGLPPLMRAHVGPYLPDREAAVALFLDWTRRLAESGYLDVLSIGSSQLTQSSFGEEWGERPNGGGVPINSEAEYAAVREAARPMLTRTYAGTRDVPGLARVHERALNIAWHALSLWWFSRIDGRGPNDVRRNLTEHLETLRFIARTGKPFEPNIPHHFAFRGADDVTYVVSAVLAARAAKAAGVRHMFLQNMLNTPRPTWGVQDLARSRAMLRLTRELEDGAFRVYLETRAGLDYLSHDLDLARAQLAAVSAMMDDIEPDNPASPAIVHVVSYSEGSRLADPAVVDESVRITRAAIDEYRRLRAAGQMPHMGRHPEVMARTETLVRDARAVLREIDSSIAAPASAAGLYMIFAAGFLPVPDLWACRGEFPHAVAWRTRFSRGGVRVVDERGEPVGAAERAAAAGEIARGERSALGAAGGGRR
- the asnB gene encoding asparagine synthase (glutamine-hydrolyzing) gives rise to the protein MCGIVGACGTDGMKAVEEMLDAVGHRGPDGRGTCINGRYALGHTRLAIVDIAGGAQPMHDDRTNADIAYNGEIYNHRGLRRLLPCHEFRTNSDTETLLALEGSGLERAAWLRGIEGMFAFAIASPKGILLARDPLGIKPLYIGRRGKRLVFASEIKAIARAADTIAAFPPGHVYSSGQGAQPYFELAPGPPEVRSPEAARRGVLRRLVRSVRASMTADVPVGAFLSGGLDSSLIASIATKLQRGLHTFAVGVEGSRDLEYARRMAGFLHTRHHERTFTTEEALRALPEVIYALESFDCALVRSAVPSYFLAGLASRFVKVALSGEGADELFAGYDYLRPMPPRELGQELAHITRELHNTNLQRCDRMGMAHGLEVRVPFLDDPELLRFAFSLSTDVKMRGSRRISKWVLRLAARGLVPREIACRPKEKFALGAGIAEHLARHAESSIGDTAFEAEREVGDGFVLRSKEELLYYRIFRRQFPTEKVLPLIGRSRSL
- a CDS encoding nuclease A inhibitor family protein; the protein is MNSVLNEIEAGANGLLYTSETDSPVEPFLWPQAQVGDGQLTAARLLKLSGQPADTRVERLDFARFFEPLGRIEEWYGAEERAVALRYAVLRELLQARLTDLAVFAVGDTRRHLYVVGRTPAGDLAGLHTVAVET